In one Leptospiraceae bacterium genomic region, the following are encoded:
- the lhgO gene encoding L-2-hydroxyglutarate oxidase has translation MSNWDCVIIGAGIVGLGTAYALKKRKPNWKIIILEKEDSICKHQSGHNSGVIHSGIYYKPGSLKADNCKSGYKLLLDFCKQHAIKHEICGKIIVANSEEEIVSLHKIQERGIANGLDGLRYLSEEEIQEREPCVRAKKALLVPQAGIVHYPEVGQKLAELLLKEGVEFAYSEEVKSVRQKNGLEVVGSKHIYTTKKLISCAGLYSDKILSNIHKNSAMIIPFRGEYFTLKEDKRSLVQHLIYPVPDPRFPFLGVHFTRRINGEIEAGPNAVLAFRREGYTKKDISVREFSEILFFPGFYKMAAKYWKTGMGEMWRSFSKASFTRALQTLVPAIQESDLVKGGSGVRAQAVDREGNLLDDFSFQQVAEGFFLLNAPSPAATSSLSIGEMICDKILSNHTV, from the coding sequence TTGAGTAATTGGGATTGTGTAATCATCGGTGCAGGAATTGTAGGTTTAGGAACGGCCTATGCTTTAAAAAAAAGAAAACCGAACTGGAAAATAATCATTCTTGAAAAAGAAGATAGCATTTGTAAACACCAGAGCGGGCATAATAGCGGGGTTATCCATTCCGGTATATACTATAAACCTGGAAGTCTGAAAGCTGATAACTGTAAGAGTGGGTATAAACTTCTATTAGATTTTTGTAAACAACATGCAATCAAACATGAAATCTGTGGAAAGATTATTGTAGCAAATTCCGAAGAAGAAATAGTTTCTTTGCATAAAATTCAGGAAAGGGGTATTGCTAATGGTCTCGATGGTCTACGCTATCTCTCAGAAGAAGAAATTCAAGAAAGAGAACCCTGCGTAAGGGCAAAAAAAGCTTTATTAGTACCGCAGGCCGGTATCGTTCACTATCCGGAAGTCGGACAAAAATTAGCTGAACTTCTGTTAAAAGAAGGAGTTGAGTTTGCTTACTCAGAAGAAGTGAAATCTGTAAGACAGAAGAATGGTTTGGAAGTTGTAGGTTCTAAGCATATTTATACAACGAAGAAACTTATTTCCTGTGCAGGTTTGTATTCCGATAAAATACTTTCCAATATTCATAAAAACTCAGCTATGATTATTCCTTTTCGAGGGGAATACTTTACTTTAAAAGAAGATAAACGTAGTCTGGTTCAGCATCTCATCTATCCGGTTCCGGATCCACGTTTTCCTTTTTTGGGGGTTCACTTTACCCGGAGAATCAACGGGGAAATAGAAGCCGGACCCAATGCGGTTCTGGCATTTCGCAGGGAAGGTTACACAAAAAAAGATATTTCCGTGCGTGAATTTTCAGAAATACTATTTTTTCCGGGTTTTTATAAAATGGCTGCTAAATACTGGAAAACCGGTATGGGAGAAATGTGGCGTTCCTTTTCTAAAGCATCTTTTACACGGGCCTTACAAACCCTGGTTCCGGCGATACAGGAAAGCGATTTAGTAAAAGGAGGAAGTGGCGTAAGGGCTCAGGCTGTAGATAGAGAAGGAAATCTATTGGATGATTTTTCGTTTCAGCAAGTTGCTGAAGGATTTTTTCTTTTGAATGCACCTTCACCGGCTGCTACATCTTCTTTATCTATCGGAGAAATGATTTGTGATAAAATCCTTTCAAATCATACAGTATGA
- a CDS encoding amino acid ABC transporter substrate-binding protein: MKIQKNILISIFVLLFFWQSIGFAKETNRLIPEKSGLEEILETKQLMISVSEDNEPYYIYDPKPGYPGFEVEIARAYADYLGVKLTKITPLTTFKHHAEALEKGKVHISMGNSSNLERGKLVSFSLPYTFTSTGGLVNKLAIPPEPEGEVVSNNPYKSILDLQFQPGIRMAVKSDTYNYTFIREQFGGKFQIYTYLKDSLALQALLKNTVNCYVADNLYIEGLLQKYPSLKNDYKPLLSSVVEKQISIAVRKYDILLLTDLNFFIREMKRSGQIEKLKQKYFNNNKWVTGK, encoded by the coding sequence GTGAAAATACAAAAAAATATACTGATTTCTATTTTCGTGTTACTCTTCTTCTGGCAGAGTATAGGTTTCGCTAAAGAAACAAATAGACTTATTCCTGAAAAATCAGGTTTAGAAGAAATCTTAGAAACAAAGCAACTCATGATTTCAGTATCTGAAGATAACGAACCTTATTACATTTATGATCCTAAACCCGGTTATCCCGGATTTGAAGTAGAGATTGCCCGGGCTTACGCGGATTATCTCGGAGTCAAGCTTACAAAAATCACTCCTCTTACTACATTTAAGCATCACGCTGAAGCCCTGGAGAAAGGCAAGGTCCACATCTCAATGGGTAATTCCTCGAACTTAGAGAGGGGAAAGCTGGTTTCCTTTAGCCTACCCTATACTTTTACTTCTACAGGAGGGCTTGTCAATAAACTTGCTATACCTCCGGAACCGGAAGGAGAAGTAGTTAGCAATAATCCCTATAAAAGCATTCTGGATTTACAATTTCAACCGGGAATCCGGATGGCGGTTAAATCGGACACATACAATTATACATTTATCAGGGAGCAATTTGGTGGTAAATTTCAGATTTACACTTACTTAAAAGACTCACTGGCCTTACAGGCTCTATTGAAAAATACCGTAAATTGTTATGTGGCAGATAATTTATATATAGAGGGTTTATTACAAAAGTATCCTTCTCTTAAAAATGATTATAAACCTCTTTTAAGTTCTGTTGTTGAAAAGCAAATAAGTATTGCTGTAAGAAAATATGACATTCTCCTCTTAACGGATTTGAACTTCTTCATACGTGAAATGAAGCGCTCCGGACAAATTGAAAAATTAAAACAGAAATATTTTAATAATAATAAATGGGTTACCGGTAAATAG
- the recR gene encoding recombination protein RecR, whose amino-acid sequence MTEELFQKLVSTLASLPGIGKKSAQRISFHLLRLDESSFSRFLENLSDIREKLGYCSVCGAITEHSICEICNSDSRDSKVVCVVEQPEDIFYIEKTGEFRGKYHVLNGVISPLDGIGPENLRIKELMDRIPGAGIEEILLATNPNMEGDATASYLNELLKKEGIRTTRIAHGVTVGSTLEYADQYTLGKAIRSRIQI is encoded by the coding sequence GTGACTGAGGAACTATTCCAAAAATTAGTCTCTACACTTGCCTCTCTTCCGGGTATAGGAAAAAAGAGTGCCCAGAGAATATCCTTTCACCTTCTCAGGCTTGATGAATCCAGCTTTTCCCGTTTTTTAGAAAATCTTTCTGATATTCGAGAAAAGTTGGGTTACTGTTCTGTTTGTGGAGCCATAACCGAGCATTCTATTTGTGAAATCTGCAACTCAGATAGTAGGGATAGTAAGGTTGTATGCGTGGTGGAACAACCGGAAGATATTTTCTATATAGAAAAAACCGGTGAATTCCGGGGAAAGTATCACGTTTTGAATGGGGTAATTTCTCCTCTCGACGGAATCGGACCTGAAAACCTGCGAATAAAAGAGCTAATGGATAGAATCCCCGGTGCTGGAATTGAAGAGATTCTTCTTGCCACCAATCCGAATATGGAAGGGGATGCTACAGCCAGCTACTTGAATGAACTTTTAAAAAAAGAAGGAATCAGGACGACAAGGATAGCCCACGGTGTCACCGTAGGCAGTACCCTCGAATATGCGGATCAATATACGCTGGGAAAAGCAATTCGCTCCCGCATACAGATTTAG
- a CDS encoding YbaB/EbfC family nucleoid-associated protein, whose product MLGKKMADTISKMRDMKKQMAAVQKRISLIRVTASAGAGMVDVTVTGDGNVSNIKINKELFEADDVKMLEDLIISATNEALKKSKEAMAHELKSVTGGIDPTKLSEMFGGSGD is encoded by the coding sequence ATGCTTGGTAAAAAAATGGCAGATACCATCTCTAAAATGAGAGATATGAAAAAGCAAATGGCTGCAGTTCAAAAAAGAATCTCCCTGATTCGTGTAACTGCTTCTGCTGGAGCCGGAATGGTAGACGTTACCGTTACGGGAGATGGAAATGTTTCTAATATTAAAATTAATAAAGAGTTATTCGAAGCAGATGATGTCAAAATGCTGGAAGACCTTATCATTTCAGCAACCAATGAGGCCCTAAAAAAATCAAAAGAAGCAATGGCGCATGAACTAAAATCGGTAACCGGCGGAATCGATCCGACCAAGCTTTCCGAAATGTTCGGCGGCTCAGGTGACTGA
- the dnaX gene encoding DNA polymerase III subunit gamma/tau, whose amino-acid sequence MSDNHQVFARKYRPQKFKEVIYQKLAINALQNALKTNRVGHAYIFFGPRGVGKTTIARILAKRLNCEKPTEDNEPCCECLSCKEITRGISNDVLEIDAASNRGIDNIRDLRESVKFNPMGGKNKIYIIDEVHMLTDASFNALLKTLEEPPPHVVFILATTEYHKIPETILSRCQDFVFKKVPIAELQAYVEELCKRESIHYDQEGLFWIAKKGDGSVRDTLSFLEQAVTFTDSNLNAKLIEKMLGYQGVEIHIEFLSHLLSETSHHQVIKSLEKLFQDGSDMQKFVWDFVEFTHSTVLIKENLADRENINFPAEDIQKIRKEVEPYDIEVLTRLSEYSFKIYEKLIQLKLRNSYEIKIFLELQFRKIINELNKPSLSGVLEKIRALSELIQKQPSGKSIPSASESQQSGEVEPSKSEATFEIKEELAKKENSKSLEKPDVESLIMEQFSGTEIEPGKIPEI is encoded by the coding sequence ATGAGCGATAATCACCAGGTCTTTGCCCGTAAATACCGACCTCAAAAATTTAAAGAAGTTATCTATCAAAAATTGGCCATTAATGCCCTTCAAAATGCACTAAAAACCAATCGAGTAGGTCATGCTTACATTTTTTTTGGTCCGAGAGGTGTAGGAAAAACCACCATTGCAAGGATTCTTGCCAAGCGCTTAAACTGCGAAAAACCCACTGAGGACAATGAACCCTGTTGTGAATGCCTTTCCTGTAAGGAAATCACTCGGGGTATTTCCAATGATGTTTTAGAGATAGACGCAGCGAGTAACCGGGGGATTGATAATATTCGAGACCTGAGAGAGAGTGTAAAGTTTAACCCGATGGGCGGGAAGAATAAGATTTATATTATTGACGAGGTTCATATGCTTACCGATGCCTCTTTCAATGCCCTTTTAAAAACCCTCGAAGAACCCCCTCCCCATGTAGTTTTTATTCTCGCTACAACCGAATACCATAAAATCCCGGAAACCATCCTTTCTCGGTGTCAGGATTTTGTGTTTAAAAAAGTTCCGATTGCAGAACTTCAGGCTTATGTCGAGGAACTATGCAAAAGAGAATCGATTCATTACGATCAGGAAGGCCTTTTCTGGATAGCCAAAAAAGGAGACGGTTCCGTTAGAGACACACTTTCTTTTTTGGAGCAGGCAGTTACGTTTACGGACTCCAATTTAAATGCAAAGCTCATCGAAAAAATGCTGGGTTACCAGGGTGTAGAAATTCACATAGAATTTCTATCTCATCTTTTATCAGAAACCAGCCACCATCAGGTAATTAAAAGTCTGGAAAAGTTATTTCAGGATGGGAGCGATATGCAGAAATTTGTTTGGGATTTTGTGGAATTTACCCATTCAACTGTTCTAATCAAGGAAAACCTCGCAGATCGAGAGAATATTAATTTTCCGGCTGAAGATATTCAGAAAATTCGTAAAGAAGTGGAACCTTATGATATAGAGGTTCTGACCCGGCTTTCGGAATATAGTTTTAAAATTTATGAGAAGCTAATTCAGCTCAAATTACGCAACTCCTATGAAATAAAAATTTTTTTAGAACTCCAGTTTCGTAAAATTATCAATGAACTGAATAAACCGAGTTTATCCGGGGTTCTGGAAAAAATTCGGGCTTTGAGTGAACTCATTCAGAAACAACCCTCCGGAAAATCGATTCCCTCAGCATCAGAATCCCAACAGTCCGGTGAAGTAGAACCCTCCAAATCTGAAGCAACTTTTGAAATTAAAGAAGAACTTGCAAAAAAAGAAAACTCAAAAAGCCTTGAAAAACCCGACGTGGAATCATTAATCATGGAACAATTTTCCGGTACAGAAATAGAACCGGGTAAAATACCAGAAATCTAA
- a CDS encoding nucleoside deaminase yields the protein MIDLFKLDSNQELAMEGFIRDFLQIPRVADLPSFSRIFDEQFLPVSEANNRTEASGISHFHSEVLSIARAQEKIQSRYLNNFTLITSLEPCLMCTGAIILSRLKKVIYLVRNTKAEGISSLSPEQIYLKNHFPELLYHPDSRVKEKFEVFFNSLRSF from the coding sequence ATGATAGACCTTTTTAAGCTTGATTCAAATCAAGAACTGGCTATGGAAGGGTTTATTCGGGATTTCTTACAAATTCCGAGAGTAGCTGATCTTCCTTCTTTTTCTCGTATTTTTGATGAACAATTCCTTCCTGTTTCGGAAGCCAATAACCGGACTGAAGCCAGTGGTATCAGCCATTTTCATAGCGAGGTCTTAAGTATTGCAAGAGCTCAGGAAAAAATTCAGTCCCGTTATTTGAATAATTTTACGCTGATTACAAGCCTCGAACCCTGCCTGATGTGTACCGGTGCGATCATTCTTTCCCGTTTGAAAAAAGTTATCTACCTTGTTCGGAATACGAAGGCTGAGGGAATTTCTTCTCTCAGTCCTGAACAAATTTACTTAAAAAACCATTTTCCCGAGCTTCTTTACCATCCGGACTCCCGTGTAAAGGAGAAATTTGAGGTTTTTTTTAACTCTCTTCGTAGTTTTTAA